The Xanthomonas sontii genome contains a region encoding:
- a CDS encoding DUF1868 domain-containing protein produces the protein MSSFFDTSISRRQLLAAAGATVVASALPAQTISPQPPDVGRKFLRSRRPLPFPGNTFLGHLQQQGDGYQSFDRVLDIYREFSEHRFADKFALLPPSSYHVTLLGGVNEIDRAGGPWPSDMARDVPLSDIHATFLARLQQRDVAPLGACRFLIDPAAAKTGRNDNLLIPLRPADAATALRLDAARRGLMALIRLQRPDYVDYRFHISLAYLCDTLDEVEHAAYRKTVHDWLARLAAAGPITVPRFHFCTLQDMYAFRTLQEV, from the coding sequence ATGTCATCGTTTTTCGATACCAGCATCAGCCGTCGCCAGTTGCTGGCCGCGGCCGGCGCGACGGTCGTGGCTTCGGCACTGCCGGCGCAGACCATCTCGCCACAGCCGCCGGATGTGGGACGCAAGTTCCTCCGCTCACGGCGCCCGCTGCCGTTCCCCGGCAATACGTTCCTGGGCCATCTGCAACAGCAGGGCGATGGCTACCAGAGCTTCGACCGCGTGCTGGACATCTATCGCGAATTCTCCGAGCACCGCTTCGCCGACAAGTTCGCCTTGCTGCCACCGAGCAGCTATCACGTGACATTGCTGGGTGGAGTCAACGAGATCGACCGCGCTGGTGGGCCATGGCCCAGCGACATGGCGCGCGACGTACCGCTGAGCGACATCCATGCGACGTTCCTGGCACGGCTGCAGCAGCGCGACGTCGCGCCACTGGGCGCGTGCCGGTTCCTGATCGATCCTGCGGCAGCGAAGACCGGCCGCAACGACAATCTGCTGATCCCGTTGCGGCCCGCGGACGCAGCGACCGCGCTGCGGCTGGACGCCGCCCGCCGCGGCCTGATGGCACTCATTCGCCTGCAGCGCCCGGACTACGTCGACTACCGGTTCCACATCTCGTTGGCCTATCTGTGCGACACGCTCGATGAGGTCGAACATGCCGCCTATCGGAAGACGGTACACGACTGGCTGGCGCGGCTCGCCGCGGCCGGACCGATCACCGTGCCGCGCTTCCACTTCTGCACCCTTCAGGACATGTACGCGTTTCGGACGCTGCAAGAGGTGTGA
- a CDS encoding TonB-dependent receptor — MRLLPPHPLCVFRSPDASSPSVLSLALRLALTGVLPLASPAYADALQADEDAKTMDAVQVRTSFQSQNTRAIATKQGASTIVDSIAADSIGQLPDFNVGDALRRVAGVSTVEYQGEPRYVTVRGLNGNYNSMLIDGFAFASNDIGSRQALMDVLPANFVDRIDVVKSLLPENDGGAIGGVTDLVTESGFERPDGLLTAAAKGGVNLMGQRYGGRTPAGESELKWSKRFGGNDEFAFLGAASIWRRVISVPQEENGSGLNWYNADGTRSALAYGGVGNAVPSERRWYNYDNTRERRGLTMRLDWQPDGPLSGHLAGYRFRQRETSDRDAEVAQVQSSARLVRTGADSGTLDNLNQLVELGQLRWKRGLTGLNGELLAELPAQWRGSLRASTSRATVDNPQTWDRFQQNRLGYAFDWSDSLPAFTALNPALADDPTRYANLYHQQERTRYAERVSDLQLELRRNMDEDSRGLGVAWGLRQVRTHMRTSFQRTTWSGLPYTLADVLGESTCGLGCNTPMLTIDPALADARCDAVANQARGVVDTAAQNSGSYAVDEQVRAGFVQAQWRGERWRLAGGVRLEQTRFGSDGLQLSGSTWSPVSAVRRYRNWLPSLAGQWQTSANGTLRFGVSRSIGRPRLDQMALNGGVLTLSSTPPTLNQGNPDLQPRRALNLDLGHDWTFDDGASLLSIALFHKTIHDEIFRYGQLQSLDGQQVLVTQPRNVDRPVRLRGLELSAIKELGPWLPALNGLSVSTNVTLLDVDYPVVLGDGSRTTLSVLPQQPKQLWNLALNYARGPLSASLAWNHTGVLWDDRYPNYTNQLEFYRNRYQQALDRVDLKLGWQVSPSVALSLDVLNLTGQGYEYRIGRQQEYVQSAWKMAPTVMVGLNVKL; from the coding sequence ATGCGTCTGCTGCCGCCTCATCCCCTTTGCGTCTTCCGCTCGCCCGACGCCTCCTCTCCGTCCGTTCTGTCACTGGCACTTCGCCTGGCGCTGACCGGCGTCCTGCCGTTGGCATCGCCGGCGTATGCCGATGCGCTGCAGGCCGACGAGGATGCGAAGACCATGGATGCAGTGCAGGTCCGCACCTCGTTCCAATCGCAGAACACGCGCGCCATCGCCACCAAGCAGGGGGCTTCCACCATCGTGGATTCGATCGCCGCCGACAGCATCGGGCAGTTGCCGGACTTCAACGTCGGCGACGCGCTGCGCCGGGTCGCCGGCGTGAGCACGGTGGAGTACCAGGGCGAACCGCGCTATGTGACCGTGCGCGGCCTCAACGGCAACTACAACAGCATGTTGATCGACGGCTTCGCGTTCGCCAGCAACGATATCGGCAGCCGCCAGGCGCTGATGGACGTGCTGCCGGCCAATTTCGTCGATCGCATCGACGTGGTGAAATCGCTGTTGCCGGAAAACGACGGCGGCGCGATCGGAGGCGTCACCGATCTGGTCACCGAAAGCGGCTTCGAGCGGCCCGATGGATTGCTCACCGCCGCGGCCAAGGGGGGCGTCAACCTCATGGGACAGCGCTACGGCGGGCGCACGCCGGCCGGCGAAAGCGAACTGAAGTGGAGCAAACGCTTCGGTGGCAACGACGAATTCGCGTTCCTGGGCGCGGCCAGCATCTGGCGCCGCGTGATCTCGGTACCGCAGGAGGAAAACGGAAGCGGCCTGAACTGGTACAACGCCGACGGTACGCGCTCCGCCTTGGCCTATGGCGGCGTCGGCAACGCGGTGCCCAGCGAGCGGCGTTGGTACAACTACGACAACACCCGCGAGCGCCGCGGACTGACCATGCGCCTGGATTGGCAACCGGATGGCCCGCTCAGCGGCCATCTCGCCGGCTATCGCTTCCGTCAGCGCGAGACCTCCGACCGCGACGCCGAGGTCGCGCAGGTGCAGAGCAGCGCGCGCCTGGTTCGCACCGGCGCCGACAGCGGAACCCTGGACAATCTCAATCAGCTTGTCGAACTGGGCCAATTGCGCTGGAAACGCGGACTGACCGGGCTCAACGGCGAACTGCTGGCCGAACTGCCGGCGCAGTGGCGCGGCTCACTGCGCGCCAGCACCTCGCGCGCCACGGTGGATAACCCGCAGACCTGGGACCGTTTCCAACAAAACCGCTTGGGCTACGCGTTCGACTGGAGCGACAGCCTGCCTGCGTTCACTGCACTCAACCCGGCGCTGGCCGACGACCCGACGCGCTACGCCAACCTCTATCACCAGCAGGAACGCACCCGCTACGCCGAGCGGGTCAGCGATCTGCAATTGGAATTGCGCCGCAACATGGACGAGGACAGTCGTGGATTGGGCGTGGCATGGGGCCTGCGACAGGTGCGTACGCACATGCGCACGTCCTTCCAGCGCACCACCTGGAGCGGGCTGCCCTACACCCTGGCGGACGTGCTGGGCGAATCGACCTGCGGGCTGGGCTGCAATACGCCGATGCTGACCATCGATCCGGCACTTGCCGACGCACGCTGTGATGCCGTCGCCAACCAGGCACGTGGCGTGGTGGACACCGCCGCGCAGAACAGCGGCAGCTACGCCGTGGACGAACAGGTGCGCGCCGGCTTCGTCCAGGCGCAATGGCGGGGCGAGCGCTGGCGCCTGGCCGGCGGAGTGCGCTTGGAACAGACCCGTTTCGGCAGCGACGGACTGCAACTGAGCGGATCGACATGGAGCCCGGTCAGTGCCGTGCGCCGCTATCGCAACTGGTTGCCGTCGCTCGCCGGCCAGTGGCAGACCAGCGCCAACGGCACCCTGCGCTTCGGCGTCTCGCGCTCGATCGGGCGCCCGCGCCTGGACCAGATGGCGCTGAACGGCGGCGTGCTGACACTCAGCAGCACGCCGCCCACGCTCAACCAGGGCAACCCGGACCTGCAACCGCGTCGCGCACTGAATCTGGATCTCGGCCACGACTGGACCTTCGACGATGGCGCCAGCCTGCTGTCGATCGCGCTGTTCCACAAGACCATCCACGATGAAATCTTCCGCTACGGCCAGCTGCAGTCCCTCGACGGCCAGCAGGTGCTGGTCACGCAGCCCCGCAACGTGGACCGGCCCGTGCGGCTACGCGGCCTCGAACTGAGCGCGATCAAGGAACTCGGGCCCTGGCTGCCCGCGCTGAACGGCCTGTCGGTGAGCACCAATGTCACGCTGCTGGACGTGGACTACCCGGTGGTGCTGGGCGACGGCAGCCGTACGACGCTGTCGGTGCTGCCGCAGCAGCCCAAGCAGCTGTGGAATCTGGCGCTCAACTATGCGCGGGGTCCGCTGAGCGCCTCGCTGGCCTGGAACCATACCGGTGTGTTGTGGGACGACCGTTACCCCAACTACACCAACCAGTTGGAGTTCTATCGCAACCGCTACCAGCAGGCGTTGGACCGCGTCGACCTGAAGCTGGGCTGGCAGGTATCGCCCTCCGTCGCGCTGAGCCTGGACGTGCTGAACCTGACCGGACAGGGCTACGAGTACCGCATCGGCCGCCAGCAGGAATACGTGCAATCGGCCTGGAAGATGGCGCCGACCGTGATGGTCGGCCTCAATGTCAAACTCTGA